In Cupriavidus basilensis, one genomic interval encodes:
- the rrtA gene encoding rhombosortase: MNVQAAGAARRPGWPGMLAVLALTAALGAAFTFIPWLHAHGLYLRDAVMGHGVAGQWWRLLTAMWVHLGWRHWLADLLAAAGLFLLIGREARAGAMLAVLFACGVAVQLALCRVPSVGWYGGLSGALHGLALWGGLRLLYGSGVSRVLGVALCLGVLVKTWLEQSWLAPVVFDAQWGFGVVRISHAAGALAGLGLWLVQEWWQRRHGQPPA; encoded by the coding sequence ATGAACGTGCAGGCGGCTGGCGCGGCGCGCCGGCCGGGATGGCCCGGCATGCTGGCCGTACTGGCGCTCACGGCCGCCCTGGGTGCCGCTTTTACCTTTATTCCGTGGCTGCATGCGCACGGGCTCTATCTGCGCGATGCGGTCATGGGCCATGGCGTGGCGGGCCAGTGGTGGCGCCTGCTGACGGCAATGTGGGTCCACCTTGGCTGGCGGCACTGGCTGGCGGACCTGCTGGCCGCCGCCGGCCTGTTCCTGCTGATTGGCCGCGAGGCGCGCGCCGGCGCGATGCTGGCGGTCCTGTTCGCCTGCGGTGTAGCCGTGCAACTGGCGTTGTGCCGGGTGCCGTCGGTGGGCTGGTACGGCGGATTGTCCGGCGCGTTGCACGGGTTGGCCCTGTGGGGCGGGCTGCGGCTGCTCTATGGCAGCGGTGTGTCGCGCGTGCTCGGCGTGGCGCTCTGCCTTGGCGTGTTGGTCAAGACCTGGCTTGAGCAGTCGTGGCTCGCGCCCGTGGTGTTCGACGCGCAGTGGGGGTTCGGGGTCGTGCGCATCTCGCACGCGGCCGGCGCGCTGGCCGGCCTGGGGCTATGGCTGGTGCAGGAGTGGTGGCAGCGCCGCCACGGCCAGCCACCCGCATAA
- a CDS encoding S8 family peptidase — translation MQEPLPFRSGETRRVASHAALLLALGAALWLGAPAAASAAPDPAARPAPHYTGNFIVRWRDGSTSSAATLSAASNASAAKSAGGASDAAAIDADRMLGIRQNTGVSVAVKRQMGGNLQLLSASPGDAADPEATAARLRQDPRIADAVPDRWLRLHDTVPNDPEFALNQPYLGTPAQVVGGVNLPPAWDRTRGSSSLVIAVVDTGYLPHPDLASRIVPGYDFITDPSIANDGDGRDADATDAGDGVPAGFTCPGTTTPTTTATSNSWHGTRVAGTLGALTNNGVNIAGVDWNARIQPVRVSGRCGALLSDTVDGMRWAGGLSVPNVPANPTPARVINVSLGGGTCSSIEQQAVTDLAANGVVVVAATGNSAGAVEAPADCTGVVAVTAHANDGENASYANVGPQVTLSAPGGGCGNSKVSGGKCSVAESFIRTLSNDGTTSLGNYNVINSQGTSFAAPLVSGVVSLMLAANPALTPAQVLATLKSSARPHPAGTYCTAPANAGICGAGLLDANAAVAAGTQVVQPAPAAPPTSSGGGGGGAISWPLALGLGALGLLLNWVGRRRSPAR, via the coding sequence ATGCAGGAACCGCTTCCATTTCGATCTGGCGAAACGCGGCGCGTGGCGTCCCATGCCGCACTGCTGCTGGCGCTGGGCGCCGCCCTCTGGCTGGGTGCGCCGGCCGCAGCCAGCGCAGCCCCCGACCCCGCCGCGCGCCCCGCACCGCACTACACCGGCAACTTCATCGTGCGCTGGCGTGACGGCAGCACAAGCTCGGCTGCGACGCTCAGCGCCGCCAGCAACGCCAGCGCGGCAAAATCCGCAGGCGGCGCTAGCGACGCCGCCGCAATCGATGCCGACCGCATGCTCGGCATCCGCCAGAACACCGGCGTCTCGGTGGCGGTCAAGCGCCAGATGGGTGGCAACCTGCAATTGCTCAGTGCCAGTCCCGGCGACGCGGCCGACCCCGAAGCTACCGCCGCTCGCTTGCGCCAGGACCCTCGCATCGCCGATGCCGTGCCGGACCGCTGGCTGCGGCTGCACGACACCGTGCCCAACGATCCCGAGTTCGCGCTCAACCAGCCCTACCTCGGCACCCCTGCCCAGGTGGTGGGCGGCGTGAACCTGCCACCCGCATGGGACCGCACGCGCGGCAGTAGCAGCCTGGTGATCGCCGTGGTCGATACCGGCTACCTGCCGCACCCTGATCTCGCCAGCCGCATTGTGCCCGGCTATGACTTCATTACCGATCCGTCCATCGCCAACGACGGTGATGGACGGGACGCCGATGCCACCGACGCCGGCGACGGCGTGCCGGCGGGCTTCACCTGCCCAGGCACCACCACGCCGACCACGACCGCAACCAGCAATAGCTGGCACGGCACCCGCGTGGCAGGCACGCTTGGCGCGCTGACCAATAACGGGGTGAACATCGCCGGCGTGGACTGGAACGCCCGCATCCAGCCGGTGCGTGTCTCCGGCCGCTGCGGCGCGCTGCTCTCGGACACCGTGGATGGCATGCGCTGGGCCGGCGGCCTCTCCGTGCCCAATGTGCCGGCCAACCCCACCCCGGCGCGCGTGATCAACGTGAGCCTGGGCGGCGGAACCTGCTCCAGCATCGAGCAGCAAGCCGTGACCGACCTCGCCGCGAATGGCGTGGTTGTGGTTGCCGCCACGGGCAACAGCGCCGGCGCGGTCGAGGCGCCAGCCGACTGCACCGGCGTGGTCGCCGTAACGGCACATGCCAATGACGGCGAGAACGCCAGCTATGCCAATGTGGGACCGCAGGTTACGCTGAGCGCACCGGGCGGCGGCTGCGGCAACTCCAAGGTGTCGGGCGGCAAATGCTCGGTGGCGGAGTCGTTCATCCGGACCCTGTCGAATGACGGCACCACCTCGCTTGGCAATTACAACGTCATCAATTCGCAAGGCACCAGCTTTGCCGCGCCGCTGGTATCGGGCGTGGTGTCCTTGATGCTCGCCGCCAACCCGGCGCTCACGCCCGCCCAGGTGCTTGCCACCTTGAAGAGTTCGGCACGGCCGCATCCGGCTGGCACGTATTGCACGGCCCCCGCCAATGCCGGCATCTGTGGCGCGGGCCTGCTCGACGCCAATGCTGCCGTAGCGGCCGGCACGCAGGTGGTCCAGCCGGCGCCCGCCGCGCCACCCACCTCCTCGGGCGGCGGCGGCGGCGGCGCGATTTCGTGGCCGCTCGCGCTCGGGCTGGGCGCGCTTGGCTTGCTGTTGAACTGGGTCGGACGCCGCCGGAGCCCGGCGCGGTAG
- the recN gene encoding DNA repair protein RecN encodes MLRSLSIRDFVIVDTLDLDFSPGFTVFTGETGAGKSILIDALALVLGERADAGVVREGAARASISATFSTPAGLDAWLAEHELTGDEGTVLLRRTVDASGRGKAFINGAAATLGQLRDIGDRLVDIHGQHAHQLLLRPDAQRLLLDAHAGLTAQAGAVAEAWRSWRACVRQRETVEHRSREMQLERERLEWQVGELEKLAPQPGEWEDIQAEYNRLSHAAGLIEGSRAALEALSEADGSVLSGLNSVVQRLRQMADVDPALGDVLAALDPALVQVEEAAHSLNRYVDRIDLDPERLQVVEARMQALHTTARKYRMPPEQLPDELMARRQQLDDLQSAQDLNKAMAREAAARAAYLTIAQHLGAARKVAAESLSAAVTDAMQGLSMAGGSFAVALHPLDEGQSHGLEQVEFLVAGHAGVSARPLAKVASGGELARISLAISVITSEAAPTPTLIFDEVDTGIGGAVAEVVGRRLQELGRARQVLCVTHLPQVAAQAGAHLLVSKETSQRDGTGSVTRSRIRALDPAGRVVETARMLGGTTVTPTTVQHAEEMLAQGLRGTTGTAREARRSRRSAG; translated from the coding sequence ATGCTGCGCAGCCTGTCCATCCGCGATTTCGTCATTGTCGATACCCTCGACCTCGACTTCTCCCCGGGCTTCACCGTCTTCACCGGCGAGACCGGCGCCGGCAAGTCGATCCTGATCGACGCGCTGGCGCTGGTGCTGGGTGAGCGCGCCGACGCCGGCGTGGTCCGCGAAGGCGCCGCCCGGGCCAGCATCAGCGCCACCTTTTCCACCCCGGCCGGGCTCGACGCCTGGCTGGCCGAACACGAGCTCACCGGCGACGAAGGCACGGTACTGCTGCGCCGCACGGTCGACGCCAGCGGGCGCGGCAAGGCTTTCATCAATGGCGCAGCCGCCACGCTGGGCCAGCTGCGCGACATTGGCGACCGCCTGGTCGATATCCACGGCCAGCATGCCCATCAGCTGCTGCTGCGCCCGGACGCCCAGCGCCTGCTGCTCGATGCCCATGCCGGGCTTACCGCGCAGGCCGGCGCGGTGGCCGAAGCCTGGCGCTCGTGGCGCGCGTGCGTGCGCCAGCGCGAAACCGTCGAGCACCGCTCGCGCGAGATGCAGCTGGAACGCGAGCGGCTCGAATGGCAGGTCGGCGAGCTCGAGAAGCTGGCGCCGCAACCGGGCGAATGGGAAGACATCCAGGCCGAGTACAACCGGCTGTCGCACGCCGCCGGGCTGATCGAGGGCAGCCGCGCCGCGCTCGAGGCGTTGTCCGAGGCCGATGGCTCGGTGCTGTCCGGGCTGAACAGCGTGGTGCAGCGCCTGCGGCAGATGGCTGACGTCGACCCCGCGCTGGGCGACGTACTGGCGGCGCTGGACCCGGCGCTGGTCCAGGTCGAGGAGGCCGCGCACTCGCTCAACCGCTACGTCGACCGCATCGACCTGGACCCTGAACGCTTGCAGGTGGTGGAGGCACGCATGCAGGCGCTGCACACCACCGCGCGCAAGTACCGGATGCCGCCCGAGCAACTGCCGGACGAACTGATGGCGCGCCGCCAGCAACTGGACGATCTCCAGTCTGCCCAGGACCTGAACAAGGCGATGGCGCGCGAAGCCGCGGCCCGTGCCGCCTACCTCACCATCGCCCAGCACCTCGGCGCTGCCCGCAAGGTGGCGGCCGAAAGCCTGTCGGCCGCCGTGACGGATGCCATGCAGGGCCTGTCCATGGCGGGCGGCAGTTTCGCGGTGGCGCTGCACCCGCTCGACGAAGGGCAGAGCCACGGCCTGGAACAAGTCGAATTCCTGGTGGCAGGCCATGCCGGCGTCAGCGCGCGCCCCTTGGCCAAAGTGGCGTCGGGCGGCGAGCTGGCCCGGATCAGCCTGGCGATTTCCGTCATTACCAGCGAGGCCGCGCCCACCCCCACCCTGATCTTCGACGAAGTCGACACCGGCATCGGCGGCGCGGTGGCCGAGGTGGTGGGCCGCCGCCTGCAGGAACTCGGCCGCGCCCGCCAGGTGTTGTGCGTGACCCACCTGCCGCAGGTGGCCGCCCAGGCCGGCGCCCACCTGCTGGTCAGCAAGGAGACCAGCCAGCGCGACGGCACGGGCTCGGTCACCCGCTCGCGCATCCGCGCCCTCGACCCCGCCGGCCGCGTGGTCGAAACCGCACGCATGCTGGGCGGGACCACCGTGACGCCCACCACAGTGCAACACGCCGAGGAGATGCTCGCGCAAGGCCTGCGCGGCACCACCGGCACGGCCCGGGAGGCGCGCCGCTCGCGGCGCAGCGCAGGCTGA
- a CDS encoding NAD kinase — protein sequence MSSLPKSGAARAPFRTVALIGRYATAGIEGPLEELAACILRNGQDVVFERDTALATGLTDYPALAPDEIGKHADVAVVLGGDGTLLGLARQLAGYPVPLIGVNHGRLGFMTDIPLQDVHSVLPDMLAGRYESETRMLLESQVVRDDGVIFSALAFNDVVVNRSGISGMVELAVSVDGHFMYNQRSDGLIVSTPTGSTAYALSAGGPILHPTLSGLVLVPIAPHALSNRPIVLPHDAEVSIEVATARDASVNFDMQSLTSLLPGDRIVVRRSAKTVNLLHPIGYNYYATLRKKLHWHEYPSEDNRL from the coding sequence ATGTCTTCGCTCCCCAAGTCCGGCGCCGCGCGCGCCCCATTTCGCACCGTCGCCTTGATCGGCAGGTACGCCACAGCCGGCATCGAGGGTCCGCTGGAAGAGCTGGCCGCCTGTATCCTCAGGAACGGCCAGGATGTGGTGTTCGAGCGAGACACGGCCCTGGCCACCGGGCTGACCGACTATCCGGCACTGGCGCCAGACGAGATCGGCAAGCATGCCGATGTGGCGGTGGTGCTCGGCGGCGACGGCACCCTGCTGGGCCTGGCGCGCCAGCTGGCCGGCTACCCGGTGCCGCTGATCGGCGTGAACCACGGGCGCCTTGGCTTTATGACCGACATCCCGTTGCAGGACGTGCATTCGGTGCTGCCCGACATGCTGGCGGGCCGCTACGAGTCCGAGACCCGCATGCTGCTGGAGTCCCAGGTGGTGCGCGACGATGGCGTGATCTTCTCCGCGCTGGCCTTCAACGACGTCGTGGTCAACCGTTCCGGCATTTCGGGCATGGTCGAGCTGGCCGTGTCGGTGGACGGCCACTTCATGTACAACCAGCGCTCCGATGGCCTGATCGTCTCCACGCCGACCGGCTCGACCGCCTATGCGCTGTCGGCGGGCGGCCCGATCCTGCACCCGACCCTGTCGGGCCTGGTGCTGGTGCCGATTGCCCCGCATGCGCTGTCCAACCGCCCGATCGTCCTGCCGCACGACGCCGAAGTGTCGATCGAGGTCGCCACGGCGCGTGACGCCAGCGTGAACTTCGACATGCAGTCGCTGACCTCGCTCTTGCCCGGCGACCGCATCGTGGTGCGGCGCTCGGCCAAGACCGTCAACCTGCTGCACCCGATCGGCTACAACTATTACGCCACGCTGCGCAAGAAGCTGCACTGGCATGAGTACCCAAGCGAAGACAACCGGCTCTGA